The Malus domestica chromosome 10, GDT2T_hap1 nucleotide sequence CACTCAATGTTTCAGTTGGGTGTGCAGCATATGCTTCTCTGTAAGAAACCGCTTTCCGTTGGCGCTTCCCACGACCAAGAGCTGCTTCCTCCTCGCTTTGGTATTTCTCCCACCTACAAACccatcaaaatacaaataagtCCTTAATAAATCAGGATAACGGGAGACGGAAAGCGAAAGGTACACAGGAAAACCTCATCAGAACACTAATGTTTGAATGTAGATAATATGAATTAGCAGATTAGAAGAGCAGCGGTAATAACACATGGAACACTGAACAAGGGTGATGTAGAAGAATTTGTTACCTAAGGCGCAAAAGTCTGTCCCATTCATTTTCTTCAGTAACCATGTTATCCTCTTTCCCTTCAGTATTTTGTACACCAGTATCATCACTTGCACCTGGAGGTGATTCAGCTCCCTGTTCTTCAGCTGGTTCCTCATTCCATTCGGTGGCctgattaaaatttaagttagaAACTTTATGAGATAAAGAACGAAACAGGCGAATTTGGAATTTTGACTTTGTTGACTATCAGTCCTTATTGGGCAATTTGCATGCAAGATAAAAGCAGCATAAAGTAGGATAACAAGATCAATATGCATGGAACAAAAGATGAAAAGAATGAATGCTTTCTTTTACAACTATGAGAAgcatcaaaccaaaatagggtCTCCAAAAAAGGTTCAACAGGACACATAGCATATTGAGAGAAACGAAAAAATTTCGCGGACTAGAGTGATCACATCCAATCTAATCAATTACAAAACTGACACAAAAACTATCAAAAACAAGTCaactaattattaatttattactgACCCGATGAAGGAAGGAAAAATGGACAAATAATATCAATCTGGGTCGAAAAACTgtagttttagttttaatcCGAAAGTGAGCGAGAGGGAGGCTTAACAGTCATGCTTTCAAGTGGCATCAGATATAAAATCACCATAAAGACTTCTAatcgggaaaaaaaaaactcaatgcATTAGATAAGTTTAATAGTTTACCTTTACTGAGCCAAGCATGTCATTTTCCATTTCTCCTTCAGCAATATCAGTTGAACTAGACTGAAGGTCTGAACGGTCAAGCAACTTTGAAATTGCACTTTCATCCCATACAATCTTGTTGCTGCTATCAGTGCACTTATCCGTATAAACGTCTCCCAAGCCACCAGTCCGCTTCCTATGCTTATGTTCTACATCTGGCACTGCCTCATCTTTGTTACTGTTATTTTCATCGGTATCTTTTCCATCAGTGCTAGGAGAATCATTAAAAAGCTCCTCTGTTCCCCATTTTATAATATCCTCCACTTCTTTTTGGGATCCCGACTTATTCACAAAAAGCTGATCAAGCATAAGTTTCTTTTTTGCAAGCTGCAAGATGCGCTCTTCAACACTAGCACGAACTACAAGCCGATATACCAGAAGTCGTTTTGACTGTCCAATTCGATGTGCTCGGTTCATAGCTTGAATATCAGCATGCGGGTTGAAATCAGAATCATAGATAATGACAGTGTCAGCTGTTGCCAAATTGATACCAAGGCCGCAAGAGCGTGTTGATAACAAAAAGACAAATCGACTTTGATCTTGGTTAAAACGTGCAATTGCAGATTGACGATCAGTCACCGAAACAGAGCCGTCTACTCTCTCATATGTTTTAGGTCCAAATTCTATGGCCAAATAATCCTCGAGGATATCTAGCAGCTTGGTCATCTGTGAAAAGATGAGGACTCTGTGACCCTCTTTGTGCAAAATCTTAAGCATAGAATGCAACAGAGTCAACTTGGCCGAAGCCTTTATCCGCATTTCATGAAGGAACTCTGCAGACCCAGAGTCAGGCTCAGTGCCAGGTATAAGATACGGATGATTGCAGACTTTCCTTAACTGCATTACGATGTTTAGCATGGATTGTTGTGCCACCCCTTTTCCAATATTCCGCAATATCTGATAATTCTTTGTCAGCATTGCACGGTAGTATTCAGCTTGGATAGAGGACAGCTCAACAGGAACCATCCGTTCAGTCTTGGGGGGGATATTTTGCatagcatcctttttaagccTCCGAAGCATATGTGGAGCAACAagttttttcaattcatccacCTTTTCTGCAGTTGTAAGATCATTAAACCTTTCCTCAAATGCAGAAAGGGAAGGGAATGATGCCGGCTGCAAGAAGTTAAGCAAGTTATACATTTCACCAATGTTGTTCTGAAGAGGGGTACCAGTCAACAGTACGCGATGCTGGAAAGACAAGGAGTTGAGCAAGCTGAAAAGCTTACTTCCTGAATTTTTCAAACGATGACCTTCATCAACTATGAGAACTTCCCAAGGAACCCCGCGGAGATGTGAGGAATCAGCAAGAACCATTTCATACGTAGTTAAAAGAACATTAAATTTATACGCAGATGTTTTCTTATTCAACGTATTTGGATCACTAGCATGCCATTCTTGCTGGCGAATTATGGTCCGTGCTTTAGCACACCCATGATATTCCACAACATTCAATTCAGGAGCCCATAATGAAAACTCAGCAAGCCAATTAGGCATTGTGGAAAGTGGAACCAAGACTAAACAAGGCAGAGTGGCTTTGAACTCAACGTATAACGATGAAATAAAAGCACAAGCTGACACAGTTTTACCAAGCCCCATCTCATCCGCTAGTATTACATTCTTGGATTTATGCCAGCATTTACGCAACCAATTAAGTGCTTCAAGCTGATGAGGAAACAATATACCCTTCAGTTCCTTAGGCTGCTCTGTCAGAGTAACTATTTCACTTTGCTGACAACTAACCTTCCCCTTTGATGAATCATCCTTAGAAGCATTGTTTTCCAGTGTTTGGCGCTCAAACTGATTAAATTGATCGATCAGATTCTGAGAATTTTTAATGACAGGCTTGTCCAATCTTTCCCAAGTGCATTCAACGTATGGGAGACCAGTCCACTTTATCAGAGCTTCACCTGAACCATTTTCAACACCGCGTAGACCAATCACCCGCTGTGGTTGCTTCCACCGTTCCTCACAGATATTTATAACAGCAGTTCCATACTTAGCCTTgtaattttctaattttctctTGGCCAAGACTTTTAGCTCAGATTCAGAGATCCAACTATTATGAATATGAGACTTACCCACCcacttaactaaaaattcatacGATACAGTCCCATCACTTCCACCTGCAAGATCAGCCAGTGAGGGCCCCTGAATTTTGGTTTGAGGGCTGCTACTGAGTCCAGTTTCTGTATCTGCATCTTTTTTGTCTTCGGTGTCAAGGGATACATGCATTTCAATTTCACGAACCTCATCATTATCAAGACTTTTCAGACTAACTTCGGTATTCTCCGCAGTCACAATTTTTTTGGGGGGTTTTACTGAATCATCTGCAGCTACAGCAGATTCCTCTTGATCTCTACAAATTCTGTTAGCAGGACTCAAATCCTTAGCACCCATCCTCAACACTTCCATGGAATTAGCTTTTTTACCTTCTTTGTTCACAGATCTTCTGTACACATGTATTTTGTCCACTCTAACATCATCCTTTGTGCTTTCATCCCCATCAACACCATTGACAACATTTTCGCAACCCTCCACAAGATTATCATCCTTCATGCTTTCATCCCTATCAGCACCACTGACAACATTTTCACAACCCTCGATAAGATTTTCATCCCCATCACCACCATTGACAATTTTGTCAGCAGCTCCGACATCCATGTCGTTATCACAAGCAGAATTTCCATCTGcgagtctgttttgagtctcaGAAACTTGCAAATCATCAGGACACAGGTCAGAAGCAGCTGTCATACGTATATGACGAGAAGATTCAGCATTGTCACCCTGAACTCGACATCCCAAAACCCTATCAACCTGTGACATGGGCATACAAGAAACAAATTAATCTGTATAGCAACGTCAAGTAACCAAAACAAGAGCATATTTTCTATATATCCACATCCAGCAATAAAAACATTCTGACACTCTAGAAGACTCATTTACCTGCAGAGGTTGAGCAGTAAAACTATCTCTACAAATTGGTGTTTCAACTGCATGACTTCCAGCTTTATCTGCATTATGTGATGAGTCGTTTGCTCCCTCAGGAAGCTCCTGAAACAAATAAACATAAGTAAGGACTTATCCCTATAACACCAGCCTATCAACATTAAGAACAAGAAATTATTTGATGGAAATAACAGTGATAACTGATAACAGTATAAAAAACCAGCAAGATTCGGAAAACTATTAAGAAGTCATTAAAAGCCTATTGATGGTTCCTGCATATGAACATGGGtccaatttaaaattaaaaaaaaaaattaatgatacCTTGTCTTTGCTTTGAATATCTGACTTCTTGGTTCCAATTTCTTCTCTTGGCAAAGATGCAGAAACCCCATGGTTAATAGATTTATGCTTACGAGGTGCTTTACCAATCCTCAGTTTTGCAGTATTTGCCTTAGATCCAGATTGTTCAGAAATACTAACAGACTTCCCCTTATCGTTCCTGCGCTTCTTTTTACTCTTATCATTATTTCCTTTGTGTTTTCTCTTTTTAGCCTTGTCAGTTGTAGCACTGATCGCAAGAACAATGGTCTTGCGTGGAGATCCATCAGTACAAGACATATCAGGCTTCACATCAGGAGAGGCAGATAACTCAGGAGCTTCTTCCTTCGTCTCTGATGCTATAACTTTAGAATGAGATGAAACTTCTTTAGCAGGAGAGCTCGACTTTCTGTCTGTGGAATTCTCTTCTGGGACAATGCTGGATCTCTTTTCATCATCAACATTCACACAAGATGAAATACCGTCTGCAGAACCACCAACTGTTGAATGAGTCGGCTTGGTGCTACATATATCTATCTGGGAGTTCTTCTCTAAGGATTTGACTCCATGGGTTAAAACAGCTTTTCCTTTGCTTGAGGATCTTTTCTTTGCAACAATGGAGTTTCCAAAGTTATGTGATACTTTCTCCCTGTCAGATGACTTCATTCCAGTTTTGGACTTCGTAGTGACAAGTTTTGTTCTTGCTCGTTTTGAAATGGTATCCGTCAAAAAGTTTCTGGGTTCAAGCAGATTACTTTTCTGATCACTTTTCTGACAGCAAGTTGGACATTGCCACTTCCCATTGGGAATGCGCTTCACGCAATGAATATAACAATTAAAGATCTTACAACAAAGGAAAAAACCATAAttgcaataaaaaaaaggggatCATGAAAAACAAGCGATCATAGTACCGTCAAAATATATCTACCTTAAGAGGTGGATTAAGACACTGGAGATGATAGGTTCGGGGACAGCTATCACAACATAACAAGTTACCGCCAAGGTCACAGACCACGCACTCGTAGAAATACTGGATGAGAGAAAATTAGATTAGACAAAAAGTTGCATGAAGTAAGAGAactaaaaagaaactaatattaCAGAGTAGGCACAAAACATAAGTATCTACTTATCGCTCTAAAGCTAACATCAGACTGCTAACATGCAAAATATTATGTTCCATGCAGATACGATAAACTGCAGTACAAATGCTGTTACTGTATCTGACAATATGTTGTGCCAACAAACTCAAAAGGAATActaaacccaaaaaaatatGAGCCCATTCTTTATGTTTTTCTAACCCTTCAGCAGACCAGGAACTGTTTCCGTCAGAATTTAACTTTGACCCTTGAGTCCATCAAATCTCATATGATTATCATCAACATACCATCTTCCCAGGAATCAATTTAACTGTAGATACCTATCTCTAGTTTTCAATTGAACAGACTCGAGTATATTGAAATTTTAAGCCTTCCACTTAAAAGCTTCGTGTGTGTAACAAGTACAGCGTTTCAAATCACAAAGAACTTAGGTAGGCTGCAGAATAACTTTTGTATGAAGAACTAGAAACCACAGGTTGAAAacgtttgaatcaaaacatcagCACCACCATCGCAAACAAAGCTCATGCTAGAGTGACTaaagaataatataaaatgaaaaaaatagaaaacaaattcCACCCAATGATAAAATTATTCCAATGACGTTTTTCTTCATGAACTTTTCAGGTTAAAGAAATCAGTTGAGTAATTTCAATTATGCAAAAACTAACCCCGTCATTTCCCttcttctttgattgaaaccgcTCAGAAATTAATTCATTTTTCAGCTTGCGCTTAGATGAAGAGGTCTTCCCTGGAGATTCTGAGGCCACTGAAGCGTCTTCTTTGCCATTAGATTGATCAGGTCCATGAGGAAGCTTTCTACGTTTTCGTTTCAAGACCCAATTCCTGTTTATCATTTTACTAGGTGACGAACTGCCTTCCTTCATCTTTTAGACCTGGGTCTTACATACGTAGTCAAGAGTGAGAGCAAGAGCACATCAGGAACCATGAATTAGTCAATACATCAGAGGTTCTACATGCAAAAACGTCATACAACTTATTTAATTAGGTGTTTGAAGCAAACGCAAAATTATCAAGGATAATGGATGCAAGTGACTTACCAGAATAATAGTTAGATTTGGTAGGGCTAAGCAAATTGGAATTCCTAAAAATGAAATCTTTATCAGCTACCACGGTCCACAGTGACGGCTCTCAAATAACTCAACCTCAGCACCTGATACAAAAGCATAAGTCACTTGAATATGATAATGGATTAACAGTTATAAGGTACATTGCCGAACACCAACTCCGTAGCAGCATGAGATAAGAAGATAATCTTAACACGCCGAGAAAACTAGCATATATACTGCAACATTACTGCAAAACCGACACACTACAGACCCGACAATCGAACAATTTAACCATCTTTTCCAATCTACCACTTTCAAATGCCCAATGCAATCTACCAAAACAATGATAAAATTAACAATCCAATCAACTAAAACTTAAACATGCAAACACATTCAGCTGCAGCTAAACGCAAAACCCCATTTCAACAcctattaataatttattacaCAATCTAGATTCTACAAAAACCAAGATTCCACTAAACAAGAACACCCCGCCATTTTCCACCGCAATCAAAGCTCAAACTACACAATCTTTCAACAATCAAACAAAACCCACATCAAAACCACCAAAAAAATCGCACATGGGCTAGTTTCAACTCACACAAATTCAAAAAACCCAGAACAAACAACCAAAAAATGAGCAAAAACAGAGAAATAAAGACTGCCCAGGTAAATTAAGAAGCTTACCAATCAAGTAATGGatcaaaaacccaagaaacagaGCAGCAGCATGAGGCAGCTGAATTGGGAGGAAGAGCTGGGGAGGTGGAGGGGGAAGGGGTTTAGGGCATGGAAGGCAGGCTGTGGGGAGATacgaggaggagagagaaagcgaATGGGAGACAGAGGAAATAAATAGggagagaggaaagagagagttttTGGTTTTTCCCATCTTACTCATTTAtccttttttaaatattttttctagagagagaaagcataCAAATACGGATTCGCCGGGGTCATAGGAACGGGGTTACACTCTGACATGGcaggagagagatagagagagatagaagtgggtactttctctctcctcctctcaaCTTGTTCTTGCTTTTTGGTTTCGTGACGTTGTTGTAGCTTATTTGATGTGGTTGAAAGCTCAACACCAATCAGAACGCGCCACGTGTCGGTCCAAGGCTCTTCAGCACTTTCTCTCACTGCCCATATTCctccctttttctctctctttctctcaatcATCTCTCTCCgcttttttccttctcttccaTCCCACCTCCACAACTAACTCTCTCTTCTGTGTTATGTAacatttttagagagagagagagggagagggagaggatgTGTCTGTGTTTCTTTGTCTCTCCTTCCTTTATCTTCCTCCATTTGCAGCTTTCTGCttcatactttttcttttttgctcagcttttgtttctgttttttccAATCAACTCCATAGCATGTTTCAATTAGCTAGGATTTGGTTATGCTTGTTTGAACCAAAAGAGACAGAAGTTTTAGGgatgaatatttatatttatgtgcAATGGAATTGAACTTTGAAATATATTTAGGCAGGCGGTTTACTTATTTGGGTGCAAATCCAACTATAGATTCTTTCCCTTTCTGTTTTCAAATCACAGCTCACAGTTTTCAAATTACTTTTGAGATTCAGTGTGAAACTGTGGTTATGTTAGGTGTCGGGTCATATTTATGATGTGTGTCACTTGTATTTGCTTCGGAGCGCGGGAATATACTAAAAAAATGCGAATAATTCAAAATTTACAGTTAACGAGACGTAACGTTATTGTCATTTGTCGAACGTTTATCTTCTTTTTCCCTTTTATAATGACAAGAGCGACATTTATAGCGTCAAACACATCGTAATAACAAAAACTTAAATTCGTTATATTTATCATTCATTCTCATTATACTCTTTTCTTTCACGAATGGATCTGAGCGGGCCTAAtgattaattattaaataaaccAAGATTTTACCATGATTGCAATTTTAGAGAGAAGTGAAAGCGAAAACCTATGGGGTCGCTTTTGTAACTGGATAACCAACATTGAAAACTGTCTTCACATTGGATAGCTTGGTGTTTTGATGATCCTTTACTAAATACGTATCACTACTTTCTTAAGCTACTATAGATGATTGGAAAGGAGAAATGGCTTCCACCACGACGCTTCCCTCATGCACGGCCAAGGGGTCGTCCACTTAAGAATATTGTTTTCACATCCATTAAGAATAttgtttttacatccatttgatataGAAAACAAGTTAAAATGAGCTCTGTTTAGTCACCTCGGCAAATGATGTTATTGAAAAAACAATAAGGATGAGTACTCAAAATATCAAAAGCTTATTGGATGTTAAAAGTACATAATTTATTCTATCATATTTAAACACTCTCTAACAAATTACATATTTACGAATTAAATGTCACGCAATTTTTGCtatgacaaagaaaaacagaCGAAACCAAAGGAAAACAGGTTTTgggttttctcatttttttataCCCAGTTCGCGTCATTTATCTTAAACATTTGTGTCTCTCTGTTAAAACTCAAACATAGGTAGAATTCAAAGACAATTTGATTTATTAAAATTCGTCTTCACCAAACCattgtcatttttatagaaaatcACTAAACTACTTTTCCTTATtgttcaattaaaatttaatttgttaaaattttgaagGACATTATAAGGATTAGACAAGTGGTGAGGGATATATAAACTAAAAATAGACAAGTTTAGGGATGAATATTGTGTCCAATGGAATTGGACTATCAAATGTTATGCTGGTGGTTGTTTACTGATCTGGATACAAATCCAATTATAGATACTTTCCTGTTTGGTTTTCAAATCACATATCTCACAGTTAAGTGTTTGTGAGACACTTGTTTCGTTGTCTAACTATTTTTGAGATTCGGTATAGAATTGTATTTACATTATACATTGGATCGTATTTATGATGTGTTGTTTATATCTGTTTTGAAGTGTGGGAGTACATTGAAAGAGCATGAATAATACAAAAACTTAATGTGAACAAGACTCGTCGTGATTGTAGAGTTAagtatcttttttttctttttataacgaCAAGAGCAATTATTATAGCGTAACATAAACGTACAATATTACCAGAAACTAACTAAATTTGTACTCCACTATATTTTTAAAACGAATCATATCTAATTATTGTCATTATCTTTAACATGTCTATCTTTCTTTCAAACGTCAAACATAAATAGAATTTCAACAACTATTAATTTATAGAAATTCATCTTcaccaaaccattttcattttcttaaaaatcgtTAAActatttttccttatttttgaagTTGAAATTTTTCTCATCAAACATTGGTTGGTTATAAGTCCAATTTAATTAGAAATAACTCATCTCATGTTGCCCGCTAAACGGGGCCTTAAGGATGAAATGTTGTGTCCAATAGAATTGGACTTTCAAATATGCTGTGCAGGTGTTCGCTTACTGATATGGATACAAATCTAATTatagatatttttctttttcattttttttatcaaaccatCTCTCATAATTAAGTGTTTGTGAAATACTTGTTACGTTGTTCAACTAATTTCGAAATTTGGTGTGAAATCACATTTAAAGTATGTGTTAGATCGTATTTATATTAAGCACGTCTTATATCTTTCATCTTATACAATAAAAGAGCGTGGATAACTTCAAACTTAATGTGAAATAAGACTTAAAGTTATTGTCACTTGTATAGACTTTGTCATCTTTTTCCTTTCTATAACGAAAAGAGTGAACATTACAGCGTAATAACAACGCATGAGAATAACAAAAACTACTTACTAAACTTTTATTCCACTGTTTTACAATTTTGGCTCTCCTTCTTTAACCTCAAAGGTAGAATTTAATGacaatttgatatatatatatatatatatataattaaaaaatcttCACTAAACCATTATCGTCTATACAGAAATCAGCAAACCATTTCTTCCATTCTTTTTTccaattgaaatttaaaattttcacaacCTTGAATGAGCTTGTAAGGATCTAGGGGGCCATAtcaaccaaagaaaaaaagatatcTCACCATTAAGTGTTTGTGAGACACTTGTTAGTAATACTTTTTTTCAGGTATTACTgccttcaaaattttcaattttgtttacaTTTGGTTTAAAGATTTGATTTTAGTCAGTTTATGAACCACCCTTTTGCTTGATGTTTGAGATTAGTGGGAGAATTCCATGTCCACATCCAGTCGTATATGGTTGCAGAGGCCGCTGTATTGGCACATCGAagctcgggttagttttggacCGTCAAGAATTTCCTAACTCAGTGAGCGTGTCTAGCTAAATTGAAACCCAGCTGTTTCTTTTACTGCTTAACATTTGGTTCAGTTTATCTCAATGTAAGTTTCGATGGTGGTGTTGTTTCTTTTCATGTTTGCATCTTTTGTTTTGTGCACTTTGTAATTTGAAGCCTCCACTTTCCCATGGTTGACGGGGACTCGAAAAAGTTTGAAGGCAAATGGAACGTTAGATGCGGGAGAGGGTGAGGATAAAAGTACTCAGTTTGTAATCTTAACATGGTTGTATTTTATCATATGAACTTAATGTGATACCAAGATTAAACTTTCCTGCCATTTTCATGGAGAGAATGATCAGATCAGATCTTCCTGTGAATCTTCGGGCCATGGCTTGTCGATTTGAAAAGAATTCTCTAGGGGATCAGAAGAATTTTAAGGTAGCGTACGAGATTACGTAGGAAAGAGGGAGCTGGCACACTCGTTTAAAACATCTGATGAAAAATAAATAGGGAGGAAGAAGCCTCTTCATGTAGCACTGGCCATGACGATGAAAGTTGTACAACGGTTGACCGGATTTCTGAATACCGATGCTCAAAGCTCATCTAGGCAGAGG carries:
- the LOC103446012 gene encoding protein CHROMATIN REMODELING 4-like, whose translation is MKEGSSSPSKMINRNWVLKRKRRKLPHGPDQSNGKEDASVASESPGKTSSSKRKLKNELISERFQSKKKGNDGYFYECVVCDLGGNLLCCDSCPRTYHLQCLNPPLKRIPNGKWQCPTCCQKSDQKSNLLEPRNFLTDTISKRARTKLVTTKSKTGMKSSDREKVSHNFGNSIVAKKRSSSKGKAVLTHGVKSLEKNSQIDICSTKPTHSTVGGSADGISSCVNVDDEKRSSIVPEENSTDRKSSSPAKEVSSHSKVIASETKEEAPELSASPDVKPDMSCTDGSPRKTIVLAISATTDKAKKRKHKGNNDKSKKKRRNDKGKSVSISEQSGSKANTAKLRIGKAPRKHKSINHGVSASLPREEIGTKKSDIQSKDKELPEGANDSSHNADKAGSHAVETPICRDSFTAQPLQVDRVLGCRVQGDNAESSRHIRMTAASDLCPDDLQVSETQNRLADGNSACDNDMDVGAADKIVNGGDGDENLIEGCENVVSGADRDESMKDDNLVEGCENVVNGVDGDESTKDDVRVDKIHVYRRSVNKEGKKANSMEVLRMGAKDLSPANRICRDQEESAVAADDSVKPPKKIVTAENTEVSLKSLDNDEVREIEMHVSLDTEDKKDADTETGLSSSPQTKIQGPSLADLAGGSDGTVSYEFLVKWVGKSHIHNSWISESELKVLAKRKLENYKAKYGTAVINICEERWKQPQRVIGLRGVENGSGEALIKWTGLPYVECTWERLDKPVIKNSQNLIDQFNQFERQTLENNASKDDSSKGKVSCQQSEIVTLTEQPKELKGILFPHQLEALNWLRKCWHKSKNVILADEMGLGKTVSACAFISSLYVEFKATLPCLVLVPLSTMPNWLAEFSLWAPELNVVEYHGCAKARTIIRQQEWHASDPNTLNKKTSAYKFNVLLTTYEMVLADSSHLRGVPWEVLIVDEGHRLKNSGSKLFSLLNSLSFQHRVLLTGTPLQNNIGEMYNLLNFLQPASFPSLSAFEERFNDLTTAEKVDELKKLVAPHMLRRLKKDAMQNIPPKTERMVPVELSSIQAEYYRAMLTKNYQILRNIGKGVAQQSMLNIVMQLRKVCNHPYLIPGTEPDSGSAEFLHEMRIKASAKLTLLHSMLKILHKEGHRVLIFSQMTKLLDILEDYLAIEFGPKTYERVDGSVSVTDRQSAIARFNQDQSRFVFLLSTRSCGLGINLATADTVIIYDSDFNPHADIQAMNRAHRIGQSKRLLVYRLVVRASVEERILQLAKKKLMLDQLFVNKSGSQKEVEDIIKWGTEELFNDSPSTDGKDTDENNSNKDEAVPDVEHKHRKRTGGLGDVYTDKCTDSSNKIVWDESAISKLLDRSDLQSSSTDIAEGEMENDMLGSVKATEWNEEPAEEQGAESPPGASDDTGVQNTEGKEDNMVTEENEWDRLLRLRWEKYQSEEEAALGRGKRQRKAVSYREAYAAHPTETLSEGADEEHEPEPEPEREYTPAGRALKEKFAKLRARQKERLAQRNAVEEPQPSEGLPVESLPQGPTNTAKDGDQATELVQFFRERPSVIDLEDDKLDPPKAKTDSPLRLGRLLKHKSSHLDLSVNSLDYMSPDIFLPSHQVPGTSSLPSNNLLPVLGLCAPNASQIGSSNKKFSRSNGRQKGARPEFPFSLDPRSGTVNETEVNGDDMKLSDAPAEVSRLKNKLINIPNGGFPFRPYPPPGQGSGHDHPESSGASFSDFQEKMALPNLPFDEKLLPRFPLGAKNMLSPHLDFLPNLSLGSRLESASGSLQELPTMSLFPNLKFPPDAARYNQQDRDVPPSLGLGHMPTNFPSFPDNHRKVLENIMMRTGPGSSNLFKKKFKADVWTEDELDFLWIGVRRHGRGNWDAMLRDPRLKFSKFKTSEDLSARWEEEQLKILDGSAFAGSKSIKKTAKSSQFPSISDGMMARALHGSRLVTPPKFQSHLTDIKLGFTDLSSGFPHFESSDRLGLQNEQYPPIPSWFHDKFRTNFSEDSAAGASDRAGTSSSVPAEQPFVVTSFGTSCLGSLGLNSASNYDVQKKEDEQGAHRYGKLPCVLDRSLNALRDMNNNLGRGEPSSSGLLPNLKSGILKGEDVAGSSSSKDTLPHWLREAVSVPAKPPVPDLPPTVSAIAQSVRLLYGEEKRSIPPFVIPGPPPSLPKDPRRSLKKKRKQKSRLFRRVKLDIAGRGQDFHSRHAGDNASSSIPMAPSFPLLSQAMAATSGLSRIESGLSAPLSMVNPSSSAPHLNQQKKTTMGLSPSPEVLQLVASCVAPGPHLSAASGMASSSFRDAKPSLPNSVDQVELLDSQTATAMVRTISPVRTCDTVSGDSSKTQSDPPRTERLDVEEISSEGTVSDHPVSDQES